The Macaca thibetana thibetana isolate TM-01 chromosome 9, ASM2454274v1, whole genome shotgun sequence region gcactttgggagcccgaaaTGGGTGGATtacttaggtcaggagttcgagaccagcctgggcaacatggtgaaaccttgtatctattaaaaatacaaaaattagctggacacggtggtgcgtgtctgtaatcccagctactcgggaggctgaggcgggagaatcacttgaacccgggaggcggaggttgcagtgagctgagattgcaccaccgcactccagcctgggcaacggagtgagactctgtctcaaaaaaaaaataaaaacataaaaaaggcaATCAGGGCACTGGGCCCTGTGGAGCGGCAGACCTCAGCCACACAGCATGTAAGACTCCTCAGGCTGGTGTGGCCAGAAAGGAAGGACTGGCCGGAGCGCCTGGCAGCGGTGGGGAaggtggtggggttgggggtgagggTTCCGTGATGGTGGAGCTGAGCCGGTACAGTGCTGCCGCAGGTGGTGGGCAGGGGCGGGTGTGATAggcaggtggggtggggctggaTGGGGGATTGATTTGTCACGCCCACCTGAGGAAGGAAGCACTTCAACTGAGGTGGGGACAGCCGCCCACGACACCCCTCCATGGGGACAGCCGCCCACAACACCCCTCCATGGGGACAGCCGCCCACGACACCCCTCCAAGGGGACAGCCGCCCACGACACCCCTCCATGGGGACAGCCGCCCACGACACCCCTCCATGGGGACAGCCGCCCACGACACCCTTCCAAGGGGACAGCCGCCCACGACACCCCTCCATGGGGACAGCCGCCCACGACACCCTTCCAAGGGGACAGCCGCCCACGACACCCCTCCCACGACACCCCTCCATGGGGACAGCCGCCCACGACACCCCTCCCACGACACCCCTCCATGGGGACAGCCGCCTGCGACACCCCTCCAAGTTGCCTTGGCTGTGAGCTCGGTTCAGCCTTCATGACaagcaggttttttttgttgttgttgttgttttgttttgttttttacggagtttcgctctttgctgcccaggctggactgcagtggcgccatcttggctcactgcaacctccacctcccaggttcaagcgattctcctgcctcagcctcccaaagtgctgggattacaggcctgagccaccgcacccggccaccaaGCGGGTTTTTAAAGGCAAACTTCTTCCTCAGTCAGGTGTGGCAGGCCCTGAGGGGGCAGCTGGGTGTCCCCACTCAGATCCAGGCCCAAGTGGGCTGGGCGGCTGCAGAGCCAGTCACTTGGGCTGCACAGGATGGGATCCCTGACTCCGACCTCTGTCCTGACACGCCCCAAGCGGCAGCAATAAAGCCCCAAGCAGCCTGGGCctgggcaggaggagctgggccgGGTGCCAGATACTGGGATCAGCCACTGCAGCTCCCTGAGCACTCTCTCCACAGAGACAGGGACCCAGACATGAGGAGGTAATGCCCACCATCCCTGAGCCCcgatccccaccccacccaaacCTGGAGGCCTGGCCCTTAGCCAGAGGGGGCCCGGCCGTGCTGTGCTCGGGGACCTGGTTCAGGGGAGTGTgcaggtgggagggagaaggaggggccCTCTGAGGGTCTGGGGTCtgccaccaggctccacctcctctGGGGCTCCAAACGCATGAGACAGTGCCTTGCCCCTTGGTTCCCCTGGCCTGGTGGAGAATCACGCAGAACAAGGAAGGGGGTGGTGCCAGGCTGAAACCAGCAGGCCTGTGACTGCCCAACAGGAagggggctggggccagggcgtGGCTGTGATTTGGAGCTCAGGGAAACACCTGGGCTCCTGCTGGACCCTGGAATCAGAGGCTGCCTTCCTTCTGTGGGGGtgtccctcttccccctccttctATGGGGGTCCCCCCCTCCTGTGGAGgtgccctcctcctcttcctcctcctctaagCCAGggccctcctgcccctcctctccTGGTGTTTCTCCCTTGTAGAGAGGTGGCCTCTGGGTGGCGTGGGGACCCTTTGGTGCCCAGAGCCATTTGTCTGGAGAGGGGACCCACGGAGTCCCACAGTCTGGCTGCTTGGCAGTCACCACCAACCATTGTTCAAGGGGCTACCGTGTCCTGAATTCTGGGCCCCCAGGCTGTGTGTCGGGGAGGTGGGCTCCAGGGGTGGCCCAGGCAGCACGGCAGTGGGAGTGGGGTCCAATGCCCGGACAAGAGCCCCTGCCCAGCATCAGAACCAGCTGGGGGTCCTGAGGAGAAGCAGGGCCCCCGAACCAGACCAGGCCAGGCCCCGACCCCGGGCTGTCTGGGGCATCCCCCCTGCCCTTTGACCTCCTCCCATTGTGGCTGAGTCACCCAGAGAAGGGGCAAAGTTCCCTGTGGAGCTGCAATCCAGGCCTGTAGGGCGTCCCAGACACTGACTCTTCTGCCTCCGcagaagtagctgggattacaggcttgtgccaccaccccagctaagtggttttttttttttttttttttttttttttgagacagtctcgctctgtcgcccaggctggagtgagtgcagtggctcgatcttggcttactgcaacctccacctcccaggttcaagcgattctctggcctcagcctcccaagtaactaggattacaggcacctgccaccacgcctggctaattttttttttttttttgtatttttagtagagacgaggtttcaccatgttggccaggctggttccaaaTGCCTAACCTCAAGTggtctgttgcctcagcctccccaagtgctgggattacaggcgtgagccaccgcgcccgggcagtttcatattttcagtagagacggagttttgccatgttggccaggctggtttcaaactcctgacctcaggtgatctgcccacctcggcctcccaaagttctgggattatgggtgtgaaccaccgtgcccagccccaggcaCCCTTGACTGCAGCCATGCTGAGCCCCATGCAGACCCAgagcctcaccccacccccaagaCCACCCCACCCTGAGAGACCGAAGCCTCCCCAGACAGAAGCCTCCCCGCAGGGGCCTGAAGAGACAAGACTGCACCACACcacacacgcccacacacacacgcgtgtgcacacacacgcctgcacacacacaagcccacacacatacacgtgtgcacacacacatgcccgcacacacacacccgcacacacacacgcctgcacacacacacccgcacacacacactcccaaacCCTCACTCtacaccacaccacacacgcccacccacacgtgcacacacacatgcccgcacacacacccacacacacacactcccaaacCCTCACTctacaccacaccacacacacccacccacacgcgcacatacacacgcacacacccacacgtgcacacacacacacccccacacacaaacTCCCAAACCCTCACtctacacaccacacacgcccacccacacgtgcacacacacacatgcacacacacacgcgcacacacacacccgcacacacacactcccaaacCCTCTACACCACACCACatatgcacgcgcacacacacgcctgcacacacacatgcctgcacacacacacgtgcatgcacacacacacatgcacgcacacacacagtcCCAAACCCTCACActctacaccacacacacacgcatgcacacagcACACGCCCACCCCAAACCCTCATGCTCCATACCAGACACAACATACGTATGCGtccaacacacatgcacacacgcatgcacacagcACACATACACCCCTAAACCCTCACGctccacaccacacacaacataCGGATCcaatacacacacaagcacacacatgcacacagcacacacatccCCAAAccctcacactccacacacaacatacacattcatccactacacacacaccacacacactccccaAACACACAGAAGATACATGCATATCTACCaggcacacgcacgcacacagcacacacacacccaagcccacacactccacaccacacacaacatacacatgcatccatcacacacacaacacacataacaTACATACAACACACGGACTCCCAAACCCACACACTCCACACCATGCACAACATACACATCCACCACGCACACTCAAGCACACGGTgcacacacacccaaacacaccACCCACAGCATACACTCACACCCACCATGCACATAGTCCACACCCACaaaacacatgtgcacatacaacATATATGCACACCCCCCaccacatacacaaacacacacgtccCGTGTCCAAACAGACCTGAcaccctgcctgcctgcctaaCAGTGCTGCCATGCACCCCTGAGCCCTCCAGCCGTGGCCCCACAGCTCTGGGACACAGCGGGTGCCCGCCTGCGGCAGTGTGCAGCCTCAGGGCTCTGTGGGTATGGGGCTGTGGGCCCCCGCTGTGCCATACCCTCCCATACCCCAATCTGTGTGCAAGTGTGTTCACGTGTCCCCACGTGGAGGGCGGCAGAACCTCTGGAGTTTCTGAGCCAACCACCAGTGCCTGCTACAGTGGGGTCTGCCCAGACTGTGGGGAGCAGGGtctggggctggggctgtgggCTCTGGCCTGAGCGGGGCTGGAGGCAGGTGGGCCTGGGGCTTCTCCCCGCTCTGTGCCTGTGTGTTGGCCCATGTGAGCAGAGTCCAGTAAAACCACTTGCCCTCCCAAGGAAGAACCCAGCCCAGGCCTCCCAGCTGCCCATTGGGTGCTGCCTGGAGTTCAGGGGAGGCGGGACTGATGGCCAGGCTCGGCCCTTCCCCTACCCCACACTTTCCTCTCTGGCCCCCCTCAGGGTCCTCATGGTCACTAGCCTGGTGGCTGTGCTGCTGTGGGAGGCAGGTGCGGCCTCAGCACCCAAGGTAGGTGTGAGCCCCTCCCATCTGGCCACCAACTCCAGTTGTCATCTTCTGCCCCCACAGCAGGAGATGTGGACAAAGGTCCCCTCTTCCGTCTTCAAACCCCAGGCTGGCCTAGGAGAGAGGCGCGGGTGCGCTCATGACTCTTGATGCCTGGGCACCTGAGGACGAGGAGGGGGCAGGCTTCCCTTCACTGGGGTCAGATGGACAGGCCTCAGGACACccaggtggaggaggtggggcCAGATGAACCCACGTGATCTCAGGTGGAGGAGGGCCTGGATGACACCCCTTGATGCTCACCTGGGCCCTGAAGGCCAGAGGTGACTCCATGTGCCGGCAGCTCAGCTGCACTGTCTGTGCTGACAGTGGTGTCCTTGGCTGGGACTATGCCTGGGGATGTGCCCTGTTCCCTGGCCCATGTCAAGACCACTCAGTCTTGCACACCTGGCATGGATCAGGAGGAAGGAGGTCCATGCCTTCCTTGACTGGAGACGCAGGAACATGGGCAcggcctcccacggtgctggtCCTCCCCTGGGGTCACTGGCCCTCTCCGGGGTCACTGGTCCTCCCCGGGGTCACTGGTCCTCCGCTGAGATCACTGGTCCTCCCCTGGGGTCACTGGTCCTCTACTGGGGTCACTGGTCCTCCGCTGAGGTCACTGGTCCTCCGCTGAGATCACTGGTCCTCCCCTGGGGTCACTGGTCCTCTACTGGGGTCACTGGTCCTCCCCGGGGTCACTGGTCCTCCCCAGGGTCACTGGTCCTCTACTGGGGTCACTGGTCCTCCCCAGGGTCACTGGTCCTCCACTGAGATCACTGATCCTCCCCAGGGTCACTGGTCCTCTACTGGGGTCACTGGTCCTCCCCAGGGTCACTGGTCCTCCGCTGAGATCACTGGTCTTCCCCAGGGTCACTGGTCCTCCACTGGGGTCACCTGCTTTGCTCTCCTGTTTGTCCTTTGCCCCACTGAGGGTGGCTGGGCTTAGAGCAGCTGACAACTAAGGTTAGCTGGGCTCGGAGCAGCTGACCGCCTCCTCTAGGCACCTGCCAGGGAGGAGACACAGCCCCAACCAGTCACCTCAGAAACCAGCCAGTGCGCTGACAACTGGGGTGGGGTGGTCGGGGATATCGTGCCAGGTTACATCCCAGTCCTGTGCCGCCCCAGGCCCGCCCAGAATTCCAGGCCAGCTGGTCATCTGGGCACAGGCCAGCAGCCTCACTCCCGGCTTGCAATCCCGACACCCGAGAGTGGTACACCCACTAGAGACGCTCGGGCTGTGCCGAGCTggccctgtccccacccctgcAGCCCCAGGTGGGCCTCGGAGCAGCCTCTCCCTAGGTGTCCTCCATCCGTGTGGACTGTGGCTGAGCCCACACCTGTGACTCTCCCTATCAAGGTCCACGTCAAACACCGGCCCTcagagcaggaggcagagaagtaagtccccccagccccacctgcccATCCCCACCCCCGCCATTCCCTGAAGCTACGGCCGGATCATCTGGGCCCTTCCTGAACCTGGAGCGCACGAGAGGGATGCAGAGGGGAACCCTGTCCAGCAGCTTTCGGAGGGAGGCGGCACTTCAGCCTCATGGGGATCTGTCAACAGCCCCCGTGCAGGGAGAAGAGAGTACAGCCAGAGGGCTTGGGGCTCCCGGGCGTCCCCCACTCAGCTTCCCCACGGCCTCCAGGGCAGCTTGTACCCCACGGCCGGTGGCTGCAGCCAgggtggctcagtcttggctcctGAGGTTTCCCCACATCCACGTCTTTGGGACGCTGCTCAACCAAGGCTCTGACCACTGTCCCCCACCCAGTGGCCCAGGGACGTGGTGTGGAAGCCTGGCCGGGAGCACTGTGGGGGCCACTCATCACTGCGGCTCTTGAGAGAGGGGCTTGTCCTGGGGCTGCTGGTGGTGGGGGCTGGAGTGGCTGCCCCGGGATGGTGGGCACCCTCCTGCGGGGGGttctgtccccctcccccacctgcgTGTGGACAAGACCGAACTGTGCCAGCAGGGCCTGGGGCGCCCGTGTGGTGGAGCCTCCAGAGAAGGACGACCAGCTGGTGGGGCTGCTCCCTGTCCCAAAGCCGAAGCTCTTGACCGCTGAGAAGTCACCAGGTCAGGGCAGGGGCCCCGTCCTTCCAGGTGGGCACGAGGCCACAGCAGCAAAGCCTGCTTGTGGGGTTGGCTTGGACAGACCAAGGGTCTcgggagagaaactgaggctatCCCTTCATCTGCTTGTCCCTAGGCATTAAGGCCTCGGTGGAGACCGAGGACATCCTGGGCCATGTCCTAAGCCCCCAGCAGGGTCCTGAGCCCGACCGTGACAGCCTGCACCACCCTCCGCCCGAGGAGGACCAGGGCGAGGAGGGGCCTCGGTTGTGGGTGATGCCAAATCGCCAGGTGCTCCGGGGACCGGAGGAAGACCAAGACCACATGTACCACCCCCAGTAGGGCTCCAGGGGCCACCACTGCCCCTCCCTGTCCCACGGCCCAGGCTGTTGGGACTGGAACCCTTCCTACCCTCCCCCTGCCAGAGGTAGGCAAATAAACCCCAgcaggccgggcgaggtggctcacgcctgtaatcccagcacttttggaggctgaggtgggcggatcacctgaaatcaggagctccagaccagcctgggcaacatggtgaaatcccgtctctactaaaaatacaaaaattagccgggtatggtgccaggcgcctgtaatcccagctacttgggaggctgagtcaggagaatcgcttgaatctgggagggggaggttgcactgagctgagatcgcgccattgcactccaggctgggcaacagagcaagacttcgtctcaaaaaaataaataataaataataaacccCTGCAAACAGGCAGGAGGCCACACGCCCTGGATGACCGGTGACCAGGGCCCAGCCTGCTCTGCCCAGGAGAAGTAAGGGCTGCACAAGGCCCAGGTGACCCCTGGCTCCCAGAACGTTGCACTACCCCCAGGCCCCCTCCTTGTATACCGGGATGCTGAGGGGTGTGGCAGCAGTTAGGGGCTGGGACCAGAGGGCACCCGTGGGACCAGTCTCAGCCGGGAAAGAGCTCACCCTGGGCTCCCCACAGCAGGGGCCTGAGACAGggccaggggaggagggaggccgAGTGCCTGGGGCTCAGGGCCCAGCTGGACGGACGGGCATGTGCTCAGGTGGAAAGTGCACAGGTCTCAGGTGAGGGGGGCAGACCCAGGCCCAGGACGTGGTCTTTCTGCCCTCCTGACGTTCTGTGCAGCTCCCACTCTGGGTGCCCATCCTGCCCTGCCTGGCCCAGCAGGCCCAATGCTGCAGCGCAGGTCCAGGCTGCTGCAGTCACTCACACGCCACGTGTCCTGGGCACATGCAAATATGGGTGGGGTTCCTGCATGGCGATCTCATCCCTATGGTGAGAGAGAAGCACCCGGTGCCAAGCCTGGGGCTGAGCCACACACATTTGCCAGCTCCAGCAGCTAAGACACAACAGAGCAAGGGAGAGAGGCCACCCAAACCTCCATCCTGCCATGCTCAGCCCTTGTGCGGCCACTCAGGGGGCCGAGGGTTTGCCCAGGTGCGGAAGAGCTCCCTGCACCGCCGGCAAGTCCCCTGCTCTCCCAGGACACAAACAGCTGAGAGTAACTGCCCAAGGGTGCCCCATGGCGTCCCACAGTGTAAGAGCTGTTACCCTGGCTTACGGATGAGCTGGAGAGGCCAGTGACCTTTGAGGTTCTGTCCTGAAAGGGCCAGAGCTGGGCTCCCCGTCTCCCTCTTGGCAGCTTCCCCTGTCATCCTGATAAGAACATGGGGTGGGAGGGCATTGAGGGATCAACACGCTCAGGGCGGAGGTCTGGGCAGCTCCTTCCCCACTCCCGGGGCCCCAGGCAGGGAGAAGACCCTGGATCTCCGGGATCGCAGGAGGGTCTGGCCCTAGAGAGCCCAAGCTGgtgtttgtggctttttttttttttttaaagctatcttgactttattttgttttgcccATTACTTTGTTTTTTCTCATGATTTCATTAGTTTGCTCATATAtggtttcatttacataaaatgctAGAGAGGGCACCCTAGCCCCAGAGGCCCATCTGTGGGGCTGAAACGGGATGGGCGAGAGTGTGTGCAATCAGCTTGCACACTTCTGATGTCAGACCACAACGTGGCCATGGGGTCTGGAGACGGGCAGTGACTGGCCAGGCAAGCGCAAGGCCCATGGGGCCAAGGCTGACCGCTAGTGAGCACGGAGAAGGCCTTGGCTGCCATTTGGGGGCAGCAGGCGGACAGGTCCCCAGAGCCTACAGCGAAGCCCAGACAGGATCCCTTCCCCAGACTTGGAGCCAGATCTCAGCTGAGGGGGGCTTGCCTGCACTCCCAAGGTTCTCCTGTGGTCTGGAGTGTGGGTCTGGGACCCTGGGACTTGCCCCCTGGAACCCCAGGGACACCAGCCCCTGGCCCTGGGGGAGCCCCTGTCATCCCCACTCCTGCCCTTGGTCCCTCAAACTCCAGCCCTGCCCCATCTTCCTCCTGTACCTGTCACTGAGGCAAGTTctggggagcagggggagggtCCTGGGGTGAGGCCCAGGGTCTGGAAAGTAGCGGGTGGTTATTCTTCCCCATCCTTGGAGACCAGTCCAAGCATCCCATAGGGAAGCCTCCAGGCGCCCCCTTTCAGGAGCCCCCTGCATCCCACCTCTGCCCGGCACTGGGCTCCAAATGACCTCGTGTCCTTTACCTCCCCTGCCTGCCAGGGCAAGTGAGGCTTCCAGCAGGCAGCCACCTACTGCCACAAGCACAGGGCATGGCCCACACCCAGGCCTCTCCAGCCGGCACCTCCCTCAACAGAGCTCCCACAGTTCCTCCCGAAGTGTCCAGGCCAGCCCCTGCCACCTGCCCTCCTGCTGGGCGGAAAGAACGGACCTGGGTGAAGAATCCCCTTAGTGTCCACAGCCCAGAGGCTGTGGCAGAGCCTTCACCCCTCTCGAGGCCTCCAGGCAGCCACTGCCCCCATCCAGCCCTTGGTGTCCCCAGGGCCCCAGGCACCCGCCCAGCCCCCAGGGCCCCAGGCACCCGCCCAGCCCC contains the following coding sequences:
- the ZNF511 gene encoding zinc finger protein 511 isoform X2, producing the protein MRRVLMVTSLVAVLLWEAGAASAPKVHVKHRPSEQEAEKAWGARVVEPPEKDDQLVGLLPVPKPKLLTAEKSPGIKASVETEDILGHVLSPQQGPEPDRDSLHHPPPEEDQGEEGPRLWVMPNRQVLRGPEEDQDHMYHPQ
- the ZNF511 gene encoding zinc finger protein 511 isoform X1 codes for the protein MRRVLMVTSLVAVLLWEAGAASAPKVHVKHRPSEQEAEKAWGARVVEPPEKDDQLVGLLPVPKPKLLTAEKSPGQGRGPVLPGIKASVETEDILGHVLSPQQGPEPDRDSLHHPPPEEDQGEEGPRLWVMPNRQVLRGPEEDQDHMYHPQ